The following coding sequences lie in one Pseudorca crassidens isolate mPseCra1 chromosome 2, mPseCra1.hap1, whole genome shotgun sequence genomic window:
- the KDF1 gene encoding keratinocyte differentiation factor 1, with product MPRPGHPRPSSGPPRLGPWERPTELCLETYDEPSWAPPSRRTRRPDPKDPGHHGPESLTFISGSAEQAAEPPACCLLWRPWVWDWCRAAFCFRRCRDCLQRCGACVRGCSPCLPAGDSPEGAAEASWVKEHNGVPPSPDRAPPSRRDGHRLKSAMGSSFSYPDVKLKGIPVYPYRSTTSPALDADSCCKEPLADPPPTRHSLPSTLASSPRGSEEYYSFHESDLDLPEIGSGSMSSREIDVLIFKKLTELFSVHQIDELAKCTSDTVFLEKTSKISDLISSITQDYHLDEQDAEGRLVRGIIRISTRKSRARPQTTEGRSTRVAASAAPAPDSGHETMVGSGLSQDELTVQISQETTADAIARKLRPYGAPGYQASHDSSFQGTDTDSSGAPLLQVYC from the exons ATGCCTCGCCCTGGACACCCCCGCCCATCATCTGGGCCCCCACGCTTGGGACCCTGGGAGCGGCCAACGGAGCTATGCCTGGAGACATATGACGAGCCATCCTGGGCCCCACCGAGCCGCCGCACCCGTAGGCCAGACCCCAAGGACCCCGGCCACCATGGACCCGAGAGCCTTACCTTCATCTCTGGCTCTGCTGAGCAGGCTGCTGAGCCCCCAGCCTGCTGCCTGCTCTGGCGACCCTGGGTGTGGGACTGGTGCCGGGCTGCCTTCTGCTTCCGCCGCTGCCGGGATTGCCTCCAGCGCTGTGGAGCCTGTGTGCGGGGCTGCAGCCCCTGCTTGCCCGCTGGGGACTCCCCTGAAGGGGCTGCTGAAGCCAGCTGGGTCAAGGAGCACAACGGAGTGCCCCCCAGCCCTGACCGTGCCCCTCCCAGCCGGCGGGACGGCCATCGGCTCAAGTCGGCCATGGGGAGCAGCTTCAGCTACCCTGATGTCAAGCTCAAAGGCATTCCTGTGTATCCCTACCGCAGCaccacctccccagccctggaCGCGGACTCCTGCTGCAAGGAGCCACTGGCCGACCCCCCACCCACGCGGCACAGCCTGCCCAGCACCCTTGCCAGCAGTCCCCGAGGCTCTGAGGAGTACTACTCCTTCCACGAGTCGGACCTGGACCTGCCCGAGATAGGCAGTGGCTCCATGTCCAGCCGAGAGATCGATGTGCTCATCTTCAAGAAGCTGACAGAGCTGTTCAGCGTACACCAGATCGACGAGCTGGCCAAGTGCACCTCAGACACTGTGTTCCTGGAGAAGACCAGTAAGATATCGGACCTTATCAGCAGCATCACCCAGGACTACCACCTGGATGAGCAGGACGCTGAGGGCCGCCTGGTACGCGGCATCATTCGCATCAGTACCCGAAAGAGCCGTGCCCGCCCGCAGACCACAGAGGGGCGCTCAACCAGGGTGGCTGCCtctgctgcccctgcccctgaCAGTGGCCATGAGACCATGGTGGGCTCAGGGCTCAGCCAGGATG AACTCACAGTGCAGATCTCCCAGGAGACGACCGCAGATGCCATCGCCAGGAAGCTGAGGCCTTATGGAGCCCCAG GATACCAAGCCAGCCACGACTCATCCTTCCAGGGCACCGACACAGACTCTTCAGGGGCACCCCTGCTCCAGGTCTACTGCTAA